The following are from one region of the Rhodospirillaceae bacterium genome:
- a CDS encoding WbqC family protein, which translates to MILTAHQPVYLPWLGLFHKIALADRFVSFNQVQYQPKDWNNRNRVKTPQGPVWLSVPVKRKGYLEKKICDIEINNDVKWRHKHWNTLLHNYGKAPHFSNYAEYFEDVYSRQWKTLTELNESMLAWFLSELGINAPIISAGDLDLQGAKSDLVLDMCKKLDADIYIFGEQGRGYADEATFEAAGIKPLFQDYRHPVYAQQQGDFISHLSIVDLLFNCGGDSLDILMSGNLAAA; encoded by the coding sequence ATGATTCTGACGGCGCACCAGCCGGTCTATCTGCCGTGGCTTGGGTTGTTCCACAAGATCGCCCTTGCCGACCGTTTTGTCTCGTTCAACCAGGTCCAGTATCAGCCGAAGGACTGGAACAACCGGAACCGGGTGAAGACGCCGCAGGGCCCGGTCTGGCTTTCCGTTCCGGTGAAGCGCAAGGGCTATCTGGAAAAAAAGATTTGCGATATCGAAATCAACAACGATGTCAAATGGCGGCACAAGCACTGGAACACTCTGCTGCATAACTATGGCAAGGCGCCCCATTTCAGCAATTACGCCGAGTACTTCGAAGACGTCTATAGCCGGCAATGGAAGACTCTGACCGAGCTCAACGAATCGATGCTGGCCTGGTTCCTGTCCGAACTAGGCATTAACGCCCCGATCATTTCGGCGGGCGATCTAGACCTGCAGGGGGCCAAAAGCGACCTGGTTCTTGACATGTGCAAGAAGCTGGATGCCGACATATACATTTTTGGCGAACAGGGTCGGGGTTACGCCGACGAAGCGACATTCGAAGCGGCCGGAATTAAGCCGCTGTTCCAGGACTACCGCCATCCGGTATACGCCCAGCAACAGGGCGATTTCATCAGCCATCTGAGCATCGTCGACTTGCTCTTCAATTGCGGCGGCGACAGCCTGGACATTTTGATGTCGGGTAATCTCGCCGCCGCCTGA
- a CDS encoding radical SAM protein: MKKIDMLLAYPKPTDDSPTQLTPLSILHPGAYFEAQGKTVAYFDERFDSPEMLDDLIKDSSEIGVSAFTGFQVGHAARILQRAKQLNPSIITGVGGYHPRTVGGAEVLAEPFVDKVWMEPTYGEDLFAYNDQTRIHFERTEMQYFTSRGCPMPCSFCALRSPWEPQDVSRLDRELKTIHDDIGFKEISFSDPNIGFGSWKGEDGKTQRMDRVQRIRDIGKIMNDLGVRWDGNIRSPYLTHEMVDALVESKCFSIEIGCESGNDYFLKKVIRKGHGIEAIKQAARNVRGSGISIMYSFIAYMPRETPEMLADTFDLIDWIVDTDPDARVSMYHYAPYPGSPMYEDAINGVEGFPKFTPPTTMQGWGDLRLMVSPIYWIAGLNFRMDNTRKNFPGDDWRKIEPYVKLAQDKWRKREMDEFPCAEVEALIGEQIRKHNLGASVFLAETGV, encoded by the coding sequence ATGAAGAAAATAGATATGCTGCTCGCCTATCCAAAGCCGACGGATGATTCCCCGACGCAGCTGACCCCACTGTCGATCCTGCATCCGGGCGCCTATTTCGAGGCCCAAGGCAAGACGGTGGCCTATTTTGACGAACGCTTCGACTCGCCCGAGATGCTTGATGACCTGATCAAGGACTCTAGCGAGATCGGAGTCAGCGCGTTTACCGGTTTTCAGGTCGGCCACGCGGCTCGCATTCTGCAGCGCGCCAAGCAACTGAACCCGTCGATTATCACCGGTGTCGGCGGCTATCATCCGCGCACCGTCGGTGGCGCCGAGGTGCTGGCCGAGCCGTTCGTCGACAAGGTGTGGATGGAGCCGACCTACGGCGAAGACCTGTTCGCCTACAACGACCAGACGCGCATTCATTTCGAACGCACGGAAATGCAGTACTTCACGTCGCGCGGCTGTCCGATGCCGTGTTCGTTCTGCGCCCTGCGTTCGCCATGGGAGCCCCAGGACGTGTCGCGGCTGGACCGGGAACTGAAGACCATTCACGACGATATCGGCTTCAAGGAAATCTCGTTCTCCGATCCGAATATCGGCTTCGGCTCCTGGAAGGGTGAGGACGGCAAGACGCAGCGCATGGATCGGGTCCAGCGGATCAGAGACATCGGCAAAATAATGAATGATCTGGGCGTGCGCTGGGACGGCAATATCCGCTCCCCCTACCTGACCCACGAAATGGTCGATGCGCTCGTCGAATCAAAATGTTTCTCGATTGAAATAGGCTGCGAGTCCGGCAACGACTATTTCCTGAAAAAAGTGATCCGCAAGGGTCACGGCATCGAGGCCATCAAGCAAGCGGCGCGGAACGTTCGCGGTTCCGGCATTTCAATTATGTACAGCTTTATCGCCTACATGCCGCGCGAAACGCCGGAAATGCTTGCCGATACTTTCGACCTGATTGACTGGATCGTCGATACCGACCCGGACGCCCGGGTATCGATGTACCACTATGCGCCCTATCCGGGCAGCCCAATGTACGAGGACGCAATCAACGGGGTGGAGGGCTTCCCCAAATTCACGCCGCCGACGACGATGCAGGGATGGGGCGACCTGCGCCTGATGGTGTCGCCGATCTACTGGATCGCCGGGCTGAACTTCCGCATGGACAACACGCGCAAAAATTTCCCCGGTGACGATTGGCGGAAGATCGAGCCCTATGTCAAACTGGCGCAGGACAAATGGCGAAAGCGGGAAATGGATGAATTTCCGTGCGCCGAGGTCGAGGCCCTGATCGGGGAACAGATTCGCAAACACAATCTGGGCGCTAGTGTGTTCCTGGCCGAGACCGGCGTTTAG
- a CDS encoding class I SAM-dependent methyltransferase encodes MSSVPSTSSKDFWEKQGREHGASKLAVNFDPIGEELPFKMLEEEVADGLAVCDLGCGNGRTLLRLAEARSNGYFVGFDFAESMIETAEQRRLEMGLNNVSFHVFDASKDTMVADYIGAQDIVLTKRLLVNVRGAAKKNAVQLVHSLLKYGGKYIMMECFSGPLARINEIREKLDLEAIQVNSFNEYLEDDFLEFLSPLFEIEKKIDYESLYYFISRIFNAVLSDGEPAYDAPINKLAENLMKMGVNPIEGYSPEVGYILKKR; translated from the coding sequence ATGTCTTCTGTCCCTTCAACTTCGTCGAAAGATTTTTGGGAAAAGCAGGGCCGCGAACATGGCGCAAGTAAATTGGCAGTTAACTTCGACCCTATTGGAGAGGAGCTACCGTTCAAGATGCTGGAAGAAGAAGTGGCGGACGGTTTGGCGGTTTGCGATTTAGGTTGCGGTAATGGCCGGACCCTTCTGCGTCTTGCCGAAGCCCGTTCGAACGGCTATTTCGTCGGCTTTGACTTTGCCGAGAGCATGATAGAGACGGCCGAGCAGCGCCGCCTTGAAATGGGCCTGAACAATGTTTCTTTCCATGTGTTTGATGCTTCAAAAGACACTATGGTTGCGGATTACATTGGTGCGCAGGACATCGTTCTGACGAAAAGGCTTCTTGTAAATGTTCGCGGAGCGGCAAAAAAGAATGCCGTGCAACTTGTGCACAGTTTGCTTAAATACGGCGGAAAGTACATCATGATGGAATGCTTTAGCGGCCCGCTTGCCCGCATCAACGAAATTCGCGAAAAGCTCGATCTTGAGGCCATACAGGTCAACTCCTTCAACGAGTATCTTGAAGATGATTTCCTTGAATTCCTGTCTCCACTTTTTGAAATTGAGAAAAAGATCGATTACGAAAGTCTGTACTACTTTATTTCCCGTATTTTTAATGCTGTTCTGTCAGACGGGGAGCCGGCCTACGATGCACCAATCAATAAGCTTGCCGAAAACTTGATGAAGATGGGGGTTAACCCCATCGAAGGATATTCCCCGGAAGTAGGATACATCCTGAAAAAAAGATAA
- a CDS encoding N-acetylneuraminate synthase — MSNIKIEGRNIGEGHPCFIIAEIGVNHNGDVDIAHKMIDAIADAGADCVKFQTFSASEFVNGDDEIYEYISQGKVVRESQLAMFTRLEINYGDFGKLLEHARQRGLVAFSTPTDPAAADLLEGLGVNAYKIGSDDLVYTPFLKYIGAKAKPVIISTGMADVDDIKRALDAFRSVGNDEIAILHCISLYPTPPEQANLNQIISLKEMFPDNVIGFSDHSEGITADLGATMLGAHIIEKHFTLDKNMQGPDQWFSMDPEELTDLVSNVRRLEASMGSASLTPTSGEVEMRRAARRSIVINRDLAAGYILSESDIRYQRPGDGLMPYEIDRVVGRALAQDLAANTLLSLDHLEGEG, encoded by the coding sequence ATGAGCAACATTAAAATCGAAGGCCGAAACATCGGTGAAGGCCATCCGTGCTTCATTATCGCCGAGATTGGCGTCAATCATAACGGCGACGTGGACATCGCCCACAAGATGATCGACGCCATCGCCGATGCTGGTGCTGATTGTGTCAAGTTTCAGACTTTCTCCGCTTCGGAATTCGTCAACGGAGATGACGAAATTTACGAGTACATTTCGCAAGGCAAAGTGGTTCGGGAATCCCAGCTGGCCATGTTTACCCGGCTGGAAATCAACTACGGCGATTTCGGCAAGTTGTTGGAACATGCGCGGCAGCGCGGCTTGGTCGCGTTCTCGACACCAACGGATCCGGCGGCGGCTGACCTGCTGGAGGGCCTGGGCGTCAATGCATACAAGATCGGTTCCGACGACCTTGTTTACACACCATTTTTAAAATACATCGGCGCCAAGGCCAAACCGGTGATCATTTCAACCGGCATGGCAGATGTAGATGACATCAAGCGCGCGCTGGATGCGTTTCGTTCTGTCGGTAACGATGAGATTGCCATTCTGCATTGCATTTCGCTTTACCCAACGCCGCCGGAGCAGGCTAACCTGAACCAGATAATCAGCCTGAAAGAGATGTTTCCTGACAATGTTATCGGATTTTCAGATCACAGTGAAGGGATCACGGCTGATCTGGGCGCGACGATGCTGGGAGCACACATTATAGAGAAACATTTTACACTCGATAAAAATATGCAGGGCCCTGATCAGTGGTTTTCAATGGATCCGGAAGAGTTAACCGATTTAGTGAGCAACGTACGTCGTCTGGAAGCCAGCATGGGTTCGGCGAGCCTGACACCAACGTCGGGCGAGGTTGAAATGCGCCGCGCGGCCCGCCGCTCAATCGTCATTAACCGGGATCTTGCGGCGGGGTATATCCTGTCGGAAAGTGATATCCGCTATCAGCGTCCTGGCGATGGCCTGATGCCCTATGAGATTGATCGCGTGGTGGGCCGAGCGCTTGCACAGGATCTGGCAGCCAATACGCTTCTCAGCCTAGATCATCTGGAAGGTGAAGGTTGA